The following are encoded together in the Penicillium digitatum chromosome 3, complete sequence genome:
- a CDS encoding SCP-like extracellular protein, putative: MDRNNHTKTTRWLVILMLLTRQIFSANADIVTVWTTVKVPAPTPTAPLSPSYTSLNEFKDDMLKITNEYRANHDANPLKWNDTLAEYSREWAEACIWKHSKGSYGENLAYGYQNVSAAVIAWGDEGEIYNFGKPTGFTEETGHFTQLVWKSTTQVGCAAVNCRARRAEGPGVNVLPKKEPAVDSSSSSTKSSSSTTPESSSTSVPEPSPNAATSTTIGSQSQSTGGAMRFARDSTLGMMLVALGTVGVGRGLYI, from the exons ATGGACCGAAACAATCACACCAAAACTACGCGATGGCTGGTCATCCTTATGCTCCTCACCAGGCAAATATTCAGCGCAAACGCCGACATAGTAACCGTCTGGACCACGGTAAAAGTGCCCGCGCCAACACCAACCGCGCCCCTATCACCATCCTACACCTCCCTCAACGAGTTCAAGGATGACATGTTGAAAATCACAAACGAGTACCGCGCCAACCACGATGCAAATCCACTAAAATGGAACGACACCCTAGCCGAGTACTCGCGCGAGTGGGCAGAAGCCTGTATCTGGAAACATTCG AAAGGTAGCTACGGCGAGAACCTTGCATACGGATACCAGAATGTCTCTGCCGCTGTCATCGCCTGGGGCGATGAAGGCGAGATTTATAACTTCGGCAAGCCGACAGGCTTTACCGAGGAGACGGGGCATTTCACTCAGTTAGTCTGGAAGTCGACTACGCAGGTTGGGTGTGCTGCTGTCAATT GTCGTGCGAGGCGAGCCGAGGGCCCAGGGGTG AACGTCTTGCCAAAGAAGGAGCCTGCCGTTGACTCGTCCTCGTCTTCAACCAAGTCTTCTTCGTCCACGACTCCCGAGTCTTCTTCCACGTCTGTGCCCGAGCCGTCGCCGAATGCCGCGACATCCACTACAATTGGGAGTCAGAGTCAATCTACAGGTGGTGCCATGCGGTTCGCGCGGGACTCGACCTTGGGGATGATGTTGGTGGCATTGGGAACGGTGGGGGTCGGAAGGGGGCTTTACATCTGA
- a CDS encoding Zinc finger, RING-type codes for MTDNQASTPESTSQGRGGRRRGRGGGAPSGRGDSQQNIGDREKRPKPRTRGGGRGGGGGGDAGRQARNTDQTNNNHDAQPLKATTPATKQPVEAATDDADDGEVCFICASAVEHFSVSPCNHRTCHICALRLRALYKNKACAHCRTESNFVIFTDDPVRRYEEFNKKDFARKDNNLGIEYESDEIFGDTVLLLRYNCPDEGCDVACLGWPDLHRHVKSKHSKVMCDLCTRNKKVFTHEHELFTMAELRKHEKSGDDKPGAIDQSGFKGHPECGFCRQRFYGDDELYTHCRDKHERCHICDRRSSHRQQQYYIDYNALENHFHKDHFACLDTECLEKKFVVFESQMDLKAHQIEAHPEGLSKDVRRDARMVDLAEFDNMRTPYQQQRQRRGAGRGRDPNAEPLPVSSAQPMTRAEVAYQRQIAIQSSQSISTRNFGGQLTRDDVQPVRAPERSVAATPVQSGPASRSQAIPAASFEGLNISANSATATLQDQTRRMRHEAVIERASNLLRNDATKLAEFRSRVSNYRASSISATELIDAFFSLFDTSSAELGKLIKELAEIYEDESKRSDLLRAWNDWRAINEDYPALPAGGLLSGMSTGAVNAAGNRVLRLKSSTAKSSRSAVGRSGALPNAPSNPFPPLSAAAGPSSRRGKASAATPWATAAPPSFPRPAMPSPVSRPSSTAPSPSRTPAAPASNGADSFPALPAAAKPSVLMAGKTRGTVRWNDNRGPAPNAWGSASNSGTASPAEPSNDDSSCGKKGKKNKGKQTLFHFG; via the exons ATGACCGACAACCAGGCTTCAACCCCAGAGTCAACCAGCCAAGGCCGCGGCGGGCGTCGTCGCGGCCGCGGAGGGGGAGCTCCCTCCGGCCGTGGAGATTCACAACAAAATATCGGCGATAGAGAAAAACGCCCTAAGCCTCGCACCCGCGGCGGTGGTCgtggcggcggtggcggCGGCGATGCAGGCCGACAAGCTCGCAATACCGATCAGACCAACAACAATCACGATGCTCAGCCTTTGAAGGCCACGACGCCGGCAACGAAACAACCGGTAGAAGCGGCCACGGATGATGCAGACGATGGAGAAGTCTGCTTTATCTGCGCTTCTGCCGTCGAACATTTTTCAGTCTCCCCCTGTAACCATAGGACGTGTCACATTTGTGCGCTTCGGTTGCGGGCACTATACAAGAACAAAGCTTGTGCTCATTGCAGG ACTGAATCGAACTTCGTGATTTTCACAGATGATCCGGTGCGGCGATATGAGGAGTTTAACAAGAAGGATTTTGCTCGGAAGGACAATAATCTTGGCATCGAATATGAGAGTGATGAGATCTTCGGAGATACAGTGCTGCTGCTGCGATACAACTGTCCGGACGAGGGCTGCGATGTTGCTTGTTTGGGGTGGCCAGACTTGCACCGCCATGTAAAGAGTAAGCACAGCAAAGTTATGTG TGATCTTTGTACTCGTAACAAGAAGGTCTTTACCCATGAGCATGAACTATTCACTATGGCGGAACTGCGTAAGCACGAAAAGTCTGGCGACGACAAACCTGGAGCTATAGACCAGAGTGGCTTCAAGGGACACCCCGAGTGTGGCTTTTGTCGCCAACGGTTCTATGGCGACGACGAACTTTACACTCATTGCCGTGATAAACATGAACGTTGCCACATCTGTGACCGACGCTCCTCCCACCGTCAACAACAGTACTATATTGACTACAACGCACTGGAGAATCACTTTCATAAGGATCATTTCGCTTGTCTGGATACAGAATGTTTGGAAAAAAAGTTTGTCGTTTTCGAGTCACAAATGGACCTGAAAGCTCACCAAATCGAGGCACATCCCGAAGGCCTTTCTAAGGATGTTCGACGAGATGCGAGAATGGTTGATCTAGCTGAATTTGATAACATGCGCACTCCTTACCAACAGCAACGCCAGCGTCGCGGCGCCGGTCGAGGCCGCGACCCCAACGCCGAGCCACTGCCAGTCTCCAGTGCACAGCCAATGACACGTGCCGAAGTTGCATACCAGCGTCAAATAGCTATACAGAGTTCGCAGTCGATATCGACACGAAACTTTGGCGGCCAACTGACCCGAGATGACGTGCAACCTGTGCGTGCTCCAGAGCGATCCGTCGCTGCCACGCCAGTGCAGTCTGGCCCCGCATCGCGTTCTCAGGCTATTCCTGCTGCATCATTCGAAGGCTTGAATATTTCTGCCAACTCTGCAACAGCTACCTTGCAAGACCAGACCCGCAGAATGCGCCACGAAGCTGTGATTGAACGTGCTTCGAACCTCCTCCGCAATGATGCCACCAAACTCGCCGAATTCCGTAGTCGAGTATCAAACTACCGCGCTTCTTCTATCTCGGCAACTGAGCTCATTGATGCGTTTTTCTCATTATTCGACACATCCAGCGCTGAGCTAGGCAAGCTCATCAAGGAGCTCGCTGAGATTTACGAGGATGAATCCAAACGCTCCGATCTCCTGCGAGCCTGGAATGACTGGCGTGCTATCAATGAGGATTATCCAGCCCTTCCAGCTGGCGGCCTCTTATCTGGCATGTCAACAGGCGCTGTGAACGCTGCCGGCAATCGCGTCCTACGTTTGAAATCATCAACTGCCAAATCTTCCCGCTCCGCCGTGGGCAGAAGCGGCGCTCTCCCAAACGCCCCCTCTAACCCCTTCCCTCCTCTCTCTGCCGCGGCAGGCCCATCCTCTCGCCGTGGAAAGGCTTCCGCTGCTACCCCTTGGGCAACAGCAGCCCCTCCATCTTTCCCCCGTCCTGCGATGCCTAGCCCGGTCAGCCGGCCATCATCTACAGCACCATCCCCCAGCCGCACGCCCGCCGCACCCGCATCCAACGGCGCTGATTCTTTCCCTGCTCTTCCGGCAGCGGCCAAGCCCAGTGTTCTCATGGCTGGCAAGACTCGTGGCACCGTCCGTTGGAATGATAACCGCGGCCCTGCCCCGAACGCATGGGGCTCAGCCTCGAATTCAGGAACCGCTTCTCCGGCGGAACCCAGCAATGACGACTCAAGTTGTggcaagaaaggaaagaagaacaagggGAAGCAAACCCTGTTCCACTTTGGTTGA
- a CDS encoding DEK, C-terminal, with protein MSLTTDLRDKYIDIIDDILAKSDLTTVSEKRIRKGLQDAVGYDLTPMKSTIKQLIMERFDLYAEQNGVGGSPDEIISSTDQRDGDSAPAAVPSPPPSLSPAKRQASSDSTSEPASASPPVKKRKPESDTDADAVFAAKLQAEENSRARPTRGGNTRRAAPVKKKSKAKISKRVKAEDDSDIGSGDEPKKEVNRNTGFHKPMNLSEPLSALLGEPTLSRPQTVKKVWQYIRENELQDPSDRRQIRCDDAMRAVFKQDRVHMFTMTKILNQNLYNPDE; from the exons ATGTCAT TGACTACTGACTTGCGCGACAAATACATCGACATAATTGACGATATTCTGGCCAAAAGCGACCTCACTACCGTCTCCGAGAAGCGAATTCGCAAAGGTCTTCAGGATGCCGTTGGTTATGATCTTACTCCGATGAAG TCTACGATCAAGCAGCTGATCATGGAACGGTTCGATCTTTATGCGGAACAAAACGGCGTGGGCGGGTCGCCTGATGAAATTATCTCAAGCACTGATCAGCGCGATGGTGATTCGGCTCCAGCTGCGGTGCCCTCCCCGCCTCCATCCTTATCTCCGGCGAAGCGCCAGGCCTCCAGCGATTCTACTTCCGAGCCTGCGAGCGCATCGCCTCCTGTCAAGAAACGCAAGCCCGAGAGCGATACTGATGCGGATGCGGTGTTCGCAGCCAAGCTGCAAGCCGAAGAGAATTCGCGCGCGCGACCTACCCGTGGGGGCAATACTCGGCGTGCAGCCCctgtgaagaagaagagcaaagcCAAGATATCGAAGAGGGTCAAGGCAGAAGATGATTCAGATATTGGTTCAGGCGACGAGCCAAAGAAGGAGGTCAACCGAAATACTGGGTTCCAC AAACCTATGAACCTTTCCGAACCTCTGTCCGCACTTCTGGGAGAACCCACA CTTTCGCGACCCCAAACTGTCAAAAAGGTTTGGCAATACATTCGCGAGAACGAGCTTCAAGACCCCAGCGATCGTCGCCAAATCCGATGCGACGATGCTATGCGTGCTGTCTTCAAACAAGATCGAGTCCATATGTTTACCATGACTAAAATTCTCAACCAGAATTTGTACAATCCCGATGAATAG
- a CDS encoding Eukaryotic translation initiation factor 3 subunit B yields the protein MAPSFDTLSEQDLHEEVEEEIDFSDLKEQYEVKVEEGLDTFIVIDGLPVVPEESRQKLVKFLLRKLNSVGSTSEDAVFMPVNDKKMTEGFAFVEYQTPEMAVAAVKQLHGVPLDKKHIMAVNKLMDIERYGREGRVDEEYKAPVPEPFKEKEHLRSWMGDASARDQFALYRNDKVGVFWNNKTNPPENVVDRAHWTQLFVQWSPKGTFLASVHPQGVQLWGGESFSKQKQFPHPFVQLIEFSPLEGYLTTWSAQPIQVEEGQPILTYEEDGKNIIVWDIETGKPLRSFVSHDLAAPTEIEGDVAPKKKVQWPAFKWSADEKYVARMLQGQSLSIYELPNMNLLGRTSVKIEGAMDFEWSPATVAREGVKQYEQLLCFWTPEIGSNPARVGMMSVPSKEVVRTRNLFNVSDVKLHWQSQGAYVCVKVDRHSKSKKSMATNLEIFRVREKGVPVEVVDSLKDTVINFAWEPNGSRFVVIANGEAPTGAAVLPKTSVSFFAPEKKGYTAGNFKLVRTIEKKTSNGIYWSPKGRFVVVATVHSQSNFDLDFWDMDFEGEKIEAEKDLAANLQLMKTVEHFGVTDVDWDSTGRYVVSSASVWTHSMENGWNMHTFSGTTLSENPTEKFKQFLWRPRPATLLSKEEQKQVRKNLREYSKEFDEEDKYAVDIANTAVVETRKRVLSEWLAWLRREKELLVEEKETFNHPEDADLPTAASDARPVVEDQGDSVVEEIVEEIIEETEEVIG from the exons ATGGCGCCCAGTTTCGATACCCTGTCCGAGCAGGACCTCCACGAAGAAGTGGAGGAGGAGATTGATTTCTCCG ATCTCAAGGAGCAATATGAGGTGAAGGTCGAGGAGGGACTGGATACATTTATCGTCATCGATGGCCTCCCCGTTGTGCCCGAAGAAAGCCGACAAAAACTCGTCAAGTTCTTATTGAGAAAACTCAACTCCGTCGGCAGCACCTCCGAAGATGCGGTTTTCATGCCCGTTAACGACAAAAAGATGACCGAAGG TTTCGCATTTGTGGAATATCAAACCCCGGAAATGGCTGTTGCCGCCGTCAAGCAGTTGCACGGCGTTCCTCTCGATAAGAAGCACATTATGGCTGTTAATAAGCTGATGGACATCGAGCGTTATGGTCGTGAAGGTCGCGTGGACGAAGAATACAAGGCACCCGTCCCAGAACCATTCAAGGAGAAGGAGCACCTGCGCTCGTGGATGGGAGATGCCAGCGCCCGGGATCAATTCGCCCTTTACCGTAACGACAAGGTTGGCGTGTTCTGGAACAACAAGACAAACCCCCCGGAGAACGTCGTGGATCGCGCTCACTGGACACAACTTTTCGTCCAATGGTCCCCCAAGGGCACATTCCTTGCCTCCGTCCACCCCCAGGGTGTTCAACTCTGGGGCGGCGAATCCTTCTCCAAGCAAAAGCAGTTTCCTCACCCCTTCGTTCAGTTGATCGAGTTCTCCCCGCTTGAGGGCTACTTGACAACATGGTCAGCTCAGCCCATCCAGGTCGAAGAAGGCCAACCTATATTGACCTACGAGGAGGACGGCAAGAACATCATTGTCTGGGATATTGAGACTGGCAAGCCTCTCCGCTCTTTTGTGTCACACGATTTGGCTGCTCCTACCGAGATTGAGGGCGATGTTGCACCTAAGAAGAAGGTGCAATGGCCTGCCTTTAAGTGGTCCGCGGACGAGAAGTACGTTGCTCGCATGCTCCAGGGTCAGTCCCTCTCTATCTACGAACTTCCCAACATGAACCTTCTTGGTCGCACTTCCGTGAAGATTGAGGGTGCTATGGACTTCGAGTGGTCCCCTGCTACCGTCGCCCGCGAGGGTGTCAAGCAGTACGAGCAATTGCTCTGCTTCTGGACTCCCGAAATTGGCAGCAACCCCGCCCGTGTCGGTATGATGAGCGTGCCCTCGAAGGAGGTTGTCCGAACCCGTAACCTGTTCAACGTTTCCGATGTCAAGCTGCACTGGCAATCACAGGGTGCCTACGTCTGTGTCAAGGTCGACCGTCACTCCAAGTCGAAGAAGTCTATGGCCACTAACTTGGAGATTTTCCGCGTTCGCGAGAAGGGTGTGCCcgttgaggttgttgacAGTCTTAAGGATACCGTGATTAACTTTGCCTGGGAGCCCAATGGATCCCGATTCGTCGTTATCGCCAACGGCGAGGCACCAACCGGTGCCGCCGTCCTCCCCAAGACTTCCGTCTCCTTCTTCGCGCCTGAGAAGAAGGGCTACACTGCCGGTAACTTCAAGCTGGTGCGCACTATTGAAAAGAAGACTAGCAACGGCATTTACTGGTCGCCCAAGGGCCGATTCGTTGTTGTTGCCACTGTCCACTCCCAGTCCAACTTCGATCTGGACTTCTGGGATATGGACTTCGAGGGCGAAAAGAtcgaggccgagaaggatCTCGCAGCCAACCTCCAGTTGATGAAGACCGTGGAGCACTTCGGTGTCACCGATGTTGACTGGGACTCCACCGGTCGTTACGTTGTCAGCAGCGCCAGTGTGTGGACTCACTCG ATGGAGAATGGCTGGAACATGCACACCTTCTCCGGTACCACCCTCTCCGAGAACCCCACCGAAAAGTTCAAGCAGTTCCTTTGGCGCCCACGCCCTGCCACTCTCCTCAGCAAGGAGGAGCAGAAGCAAGTGCGCAAGAACCTCCGCGAGTACTCAAAGGAgttcgacgaggaagacaaGTACGCTGTCGATATTGCCAACACTGCCGTTGTCGAGACCCGCAAGCGTGTACTCAGCGAGTGGCTCGCCTGGCTCCGTCGGGAGAAGGAGCTTTTGGTCGAAGAGAAGGAGACTTTCAACCATCCCGAGGACGCAGATTTACCCACGGCCGCCAGCGACGCGCGCCCGGTTGTCGAAGACCAGGGCGACTCTGTGGTCGAGGAGATTGTGGAGGAGATTATCGAGGAGACCGAGGAGGTCATTGGCTGA
- a CDS encoding Cytochrome C1/Cyt1, putative, with translation MLGRSILRASNRAIARQSLGKSTRASSTAAGAEAASSPFYLTLTAALATAAAAGSTAWYYHLYGQEAFAMTPAEEGLHATTYPWVHERFNKTFDHAALRRGFQVYREVCASCHSLTRVPWRSLVGTMHTVDEMKAFAEEHEYDTEPNNEGIIEKRPGKLSDYIPAPYPNEEAARAANGGALPPDLSLIIKGRHGGCNYIFNLLTGYPDEPPAGAAVAEGMNFNPYFPGTGIAMGRVLFDGVVEYEDGTPATTSQMAKDVVEFLNWSAEPEMDERKKMGVKAVALLTGLFAISVWVKRYKWAPLKTRKIVYSPPIAPRR, from the exons ATGCTGGGACGCTCGATTCTGCGCGCGTCCAACCGGGCCATCGCCCGCCAGTCCCTCGGGAAGTCCACG CGTGCCTCTTCCACTGCCGCCGGCGCCGAGGCCGCCAGCTCCCCCTTCTACCTCACACTCACTGCTGCGCTTGCAactgccgccgccgccggtTCCACCGCATGGTACTACCACCTCTATGGACAGGAGGCCTTCGCCATGACACCTGCTGAGGAGGG ACTCCACGCTACCACGTACCCTTGGGTGCACGAGCGTTTCAACAAGACCTTTGACCACGCCGC TCTTCGCCGTGGTTTCCAGGTCTACCGTGAGGTTTGCGCCTCCTGCCACTCTCTCACCCGTGTCCCATGGCGCTCATTGGTCGGCACCATGCATACTGTCGACGAGATGAAGGCCTTCGCCGAGGAGCACGAGTACGACACCGAGCCCAACAACGAGGGCATCATCGAGAAGCGCCCCGGCAAGCTTTCCGATTACATTCCCGCTCCCTACCCCAACGAGGAGGCCGCTCGTGCCGCCAATGGCGGTGCTCTTCCTCCCGATCTCAGCTTGATCATCAAGGGCCGCCACGGTGGCTGCAACTACATCTTTAACCTGCTCACCGGTTACCCCGATGAGCCTCCCGCTGGTGCTGCCGTCGCCGAGGGCATGAACTTCAACCCTTACTTCCCCGGTACCG GTATTGCTATGGGCCGTGTCCTGTTCGACGGTGTTGTCGAGTACGAGGACGGTACCCCCGCCACCACCTCCCAGATGGCTAAGGATGTCGTTGAGTTCCTGAACTGGTCCGCCGAGCCCGAGATGGACGAGCGCAAGAAGATGGGTGTCAAGGCCGTTGCCCTTCTGACTGGTCTCTTCGCCATCTCTGTCTGGGTCAAGCGCTACAAGTGGGCCCCTCTTAAGACCCGCAAGATCGTGTACAGCCCCCCGATCGCCCCCCGTCGTTAA
- a CDS encoding Secretion pathway protein Sls2/Rcy1, putative yields the protein MSGVKKGSAAAARPRRDVLASLRMASMESISRAALPAEIVSSILDYVGPVDLIRAARSCKLMHEMAYDDTRWVHKLKQIGCWDEVDARKHAEGVFGTIANMKVVEQQEEAELGDGPVPAITDSNDPSNDLKTISDGFDKIELVNAASQPTVFQEILDDPVLTVLKNVRSIRGEARQEYGKIHAELAPFYEDIARSGPSCENLVFTKYKDPQAQAQMLAQLLMFSKSDMTQGWDGRVDSLEHTVSMFETAALKEFSQGYETDDIDGTMRKYAHILWTLNGGQATVDLFVHQNHLIARKSDLGSVASCIDGSTGQIKMVQTQAFFTRLGVAFNEEISIMNSVFHPNLDVTSRLMTKVGHDVLDPFLTAIFDELHRVSIKSYLTAVSATFVQCMNLSEALLPIRGSDVKFNEYLDNVVTKIYEPHLDLYLAEELDFFKKACEFTVSEWDRHLSEQAASTESFLMSNVNRQADKRDFLTSFKKVIMMPVNILPSFSSTKATEESKSDTETSSPNPSQAPKNTNRFSTLSLPAPVAVEEVPTTELAAKAAIMKTKMEGIRSLFSIEIALDLVHSAKSSLERAAQFVRLGGEFGHAAKQKCEAIFVTLLRILGYQHVIVGFDKAVDHLSNYRPREQGERDQSGVEPLVTFLELVNVGDLILQMVDVFYEQELIGMRLTDRNDFVDSANKEKKKFEQMLDARVAAGLNKGIDVLMEEVDYILATRQLATDFNPGVSSNPHRQTMDVGVSEVAIAVVDVVSSHTQMLVGSTDKSTLDVFNQEVGLRLFTALCKHLKRQRISVEGSLKLISDMNHYFKYIQTLRNTELLLYFTAFRELVQIYLIDPGDAKELATVIADADRFHGIWRVEEVYEFAERRADWYHVKRDVERAIIIGCFCDLVIPFLAGLLFKIETKVKRDETRQSAQNL from the exons ATGTCTGGTGTGAAAAAAGGGTCCGCGGCTGCAGCTCGGCCACGCAGAGATGTGCTGGCCTCGCTGCGCATGGCATCAATGGAAAGCATCTCCAGAGCTGCTCTTCCGGCAG agatcgTCTCCTCTATTCTTGACTACGTCGGCCCTGTTGATCTGATCCGAGCAGCACGGTCTTGCAAGCTTATGCACGAGATGGCCTATGATGATACTCGATGGGTACACAAGCTGAAACAAATTGGGTGCTGGGATGAAGTAGATGCTAGAAAGCATGCCGAGGGGGTATTTGGGACAATCGCCAACATGAAGGTCGTTGAGCAGCAAGAGGAGGCCGAGTTAGGCGATGGACCAGTCCCTGCGATCACTGATAGCAACGACCCTTCCAATGACTTGAAAACTATATCGGATGGATTTGATAAGATTGAATTAGTGAATGCCGCGTCGCAGCCAACTGTGTTTCAGGAAATCTTGGATGACCCCGTCCTGACGGTGTTGAAAAATGTCAGGTCAATCCGTGGCGAGGCGCGTCAGGAATACGGCAAGATACATGCTGAACTGGCACCATTTTATGAGGACATCGCACGAAGTGGACCTTCCTGTGAAAATTTAGTTTTCACGAAGTACAAAGATCCCCAGGCCCAAGCGCAAATGCTGGCACAGTTGCTAATGTTCTCTAAATCTGATATGACACAAGGATGGGACGGGCGGGTGGACAGTTTGGAGCATACGGTCTCGATGTTTGAGACTGCTGCGCTGAAGGAATTTAGTCAAGGGTATGAAACAGATGACATTGATGGGACTATGCGGAAATATGCTCACATTCTATGGACACTCAACGGTGGGCAAGCTACCGTGGACCTCTTTGTCCATCAAAATCACCTGATTGCTCGAAAGTCCGACTTAGGAAGTGTCGCTTCCTGCATTGATGGATCGACCGGCCAGATCAAAATGGTGCAGACGCAAGCTTTTTTCACGCGTCTCGGCGTTGCCTTCAATGAGGAAATATCTATTATGAACAGCGTCTTCCACCCGAATTTGGATGTCACATCTAGGTTGATGACTAAAGTTGGCCACGATGTGTTGGATCCTTTCCTCACCGCAATTTTTGATGAATTGCATCGTGTCAGCATCAAATCATATCTCACTGCAGTTTCTGCGACTTTCGTCCAATGCATGAACCTCTCGGAGGCCCTGCTTCCCATCAGAGGCTCTGATGTCAAATTCAATGAGTATCTTGATAACGTTGTGACCAAGATATATGAACCACACCTTGATCTGTATTTGGCAGAAGAGCTTGATTTTTTCAAGAAAGCCTGTGAATTTACTGTGAGTGAGTGGGACCGGCATCTCTCTGAACAAGCGGCCTCGACAGAGTCTTTCTTGATGTCAAATGTTAATCGCCAAGCCGACAAACGAGACTTCCTTACGTCCTTCAAGAAAGTGATCATGATGCCGGTAAATATCCTACCGAGCTTTTCAAGTACTAAAGCGACCGAAGAATCCAAATCAGACACGGAAACAAGCAGTCCAAATCCGTCGCAAGCACCCAAAAATACCAACCGATTTTCCACGCTTTCCTTGCCTGccccagtggctgtcgaGGAAGTTCCAACTACCGAGCTGGCAGCAAAAGCGGCCATcatgaagacgaagatggAGGGTATCCGTTCCTTGTTTAGCATTGAAATTGCACTTGATCTAGTTCATTCCGCCAAGTCCAGTCTAGAGAGAGCCGCTCAATTTGTGCGACTTGGCGGCGAATTCGGCCATGCGGCGAAGCAAAAATGTGAGGCAATCTTCGTGACGCTGCTACGCATATTGGGATACCAGCACGTTATCGTTGGATTTGATAAGGCTGTCGATCATCTATCCAACTATCGACCTCGCGAACAAGGGGAGCGTGACCAATCTGGGGTTGAGCCCCTGGTCACTTTTCTGGAACTGGTCAATGTTGGTGATCTGATCCTGCAAATGGTAGATGTATTCTATGAGCAGGAGTTGATCGGCATGAGATTGACTGATAGaaacgattttgtggactctgccaacaaagagaagaaaaagttCGAACAAATGCTCGATGCACGCGTCGCAGCTGGCTTGAACAAGGGCATCGACGTTCTCATGGAAGAGGTGGACTACATTCTGGCGACGCGACAACTAGCCACCGATTTCAACCCCGGCGTTTCTTCGAATCCACACCGGCAGACAATGGACGTAGGCGTCAGCGAAGTCGCCATCGCTGTCGTCGACGTGGTTTCATCGCACACTCAAATGCTCGTCGGGAGCACGGACAAGAGCACATTAGATGTGTTCAATCAAGAAGTCGGGCTCCGCCTATTCACCGCTCTATGTAAACACCTCAAGCGACAGCGCATCAGCGTGGAGGGATCCCTCAAGTTGATTAG CGACATGAACCACTATTTCAAGTATATCCAAACGTTGCGAAACACCGAGCTCCTTCTCTATTTTACGGCATTCCGTGAGCTCGTGCAGATTTACTTGATCGATCCTGGCGATGCCAAGGAACTGGCAACTGTCATCGCTGACGCGGATCGGTTCCATGGAATTTGGCGGGTGGAAGAGGTCTACGAATTTGCTGAGCGCCGGGCTGACTGGTACCACGTCAAGCGGGACGTGGAACGGGCTAT AATAATCGGCTGCTTCTGTGATCTTGTGATTCCTTTTTTAGCTGGTCTTTTATTTAAGAT CGAGACCAAAGTGAAACGAGACGAAACCAGACAGTCTGCACAAAACTTATAA